One Moritella sp. Urea-trap-13 genomic window carries:
- the tgt gene encoding tRNA guanosine(34) transglycosylase Tgt, with protein MKLKYELDKTIGNARRGRLIFERGVVETPAFMPVGTYGTVKGMTPEEVDDTGADILLGNTFHLWLRPGQEVMKLHGGLHNFMNWQGPILTDSGGFQVFSLGKMRKITEAGVHFRHPINGSKIFLDPETSMEIQDDLGSDVVMIFDECTPYPATESEAEKSMSMSLRWAQRSRDHFDKLENKNNLFGIIQGGVYEHLRDISVKGLLDIGFDGYAVGGLAVGEPKEDMHRILEHTCPQIPEDKPRYLMGVGKPEDLVEGVRRGVDMFDCVMPTRNARNGHLFTSEGVIKIRNAKHKTDTSTLDPECDCYTCKNYTRSYLNHLDKCNEILGARLNTMHNLRYYQNLMQGIRDAIDSDTFEQFVTDFYTKQGREVPPLAKSDA; from the coding sequence ATGAAGTTAAAATACGAATTAGATAAAACGATTGGTAATGCACGTCGTGGTCGTTTGATCTTTGAACGTGGTGTTGTTGAAACGCCTGCATTCATGCCAGTAGGTACTTACGGTACAGTTAAAGGTATGACACCAGAAGAAGTTGACGATACTGGCGCAGATATTCTGTTAGGTAATACTTTCCATTTATGGCTACGTCCTGGTCAAGAAGTGATGAAACTGCACGGTGGTTTACATAACTTCATGAACTGGCAGGGTCCTATCCTGACTGACTCAGGCGGTTTCCAAGTATTCAGCCTCGGTAAAATGCGTAAAATTACTGAAGCGGGTGTGCATTTCCGTCATCCGATTAATGGCAGCAAGATCTTCTTAGACCCAGAAACATCGATGGAAATCCAAGATGACTTGGGTTCTGACGTGGTGATGATTTTTGACGAATGTACGCCATACCCAGCGACTGAGTCAGAAGCTGAAAAATCAATGAGCATGTCATTACGTTGGGCACAACGTTCACGTGATCACTTTGATAAGTTAGAAAATAAAAATAACTTGTTTGGTATTATTCAAGGTGGTGTTTACGAGCATTTACGTGATATTTCTGTAAAAGGCTTATTAGACATCGGCTTTGACGGTTATGCTGTTGGTGGCCTAGCTGTAGGTGAGCCGAAAGAAGACATGCACCGTATTCTTGAGCACACTTGCCCACAAATTCCAGAAGACAAACCACGTTACCTTATGGGCGTTGGTAAACCTGAAGATTTGGTTGAAGGTGTTCGTCGTGGTGTGGATATGTTTGACTGTGTTATGCCAACGCGTAATGCCCGTAATGGTCACTTATTCACAAGTGAAGGCGTTATTAAGATCCGTAATGCTAAGCATAAAACAGATACCAGTACGCTTGACCCTGAATGTGATTGCTACACATGTAAGAACTACACACGTTCTTACCTGAACCATTTAGACAAATGTAACGAGATCTTAGGCGCACGTTTAAACACTATGCATAACTTACGTTATTACCAGAATCTGATGCAAGGTATCCGTGACGCAATTGATTCTGATACGTTTGAGCAGTTTGTTACCGAC
- the pulA gene encoding pullulanase-type alpha-1,6-glucosidase, producing MTNINTLFKRSYLTKSIIAVMASSLLFGCNSSSDDNYTAPVKDSEYKVYFKSATDNYANASLYVWNDSTCGAYAGSNPDAGDWNKGLKPDGKDPEFGIYWSLDADQQEASQCVNFIPRIGDDNSKPLGEFNPKLQLTQTNDKDEIFTQEGVGAVYPELITTGDVPANHARIYMNTLDGDSNDFRLHVWNEGECSNLDGSDSAWPGLESTGVSDTYGVYWDIPVNGTDNCLNIIANTKSNGDFQSANLKFEFDSSTAIGNIGFIFKGSDKVYYDALANKPANIIEQSGASAIFSSDKVLLINSKSATKVELYYAKNAGMTFDSATKKITAADSVISSDARSASEEWQGSENKPHLAQDFIAFDLDFTKASISLKEALKGQLILVASDASGVIKVTEVQTASALDALYASQALTEKFGAIINSSGTTFRLWAPTSQSVSLVPYSESKVEGTKIPMTFDQDSGSWVAENTALAHGDFYKYEVTVYHPATDKIETYQVTDPYSLSLSTNSELSQVIDLKNAAVTPAGWDELKAPHAQNNPAEFILYEAHVRDFSALDTSTPQASRGKYSAFGQRDSAPVKHLKSLADSGVSHLHLLPVFDIATINEDSSQVANIDEPFSKLCTLKPEIKDDAAFADYCSSSETIESVFEQLLPSDSPTNAVVQRLNTYVRDVDGFNWGYDPFHYTVPEGSYSSNPDGMTRIKEFREMVMAVKNDIGMNVVMDIVYNHTNEAGVSDKSVLDRIVPWYYQRLNELSGDVENSTCCSNTAPENAMMGKLISDSLVVWAEDYKVDAFRWDLMGHHPKAQILDSLAAVTAVDPDTYFYGEGWNFGEVENDRQFTQATQANMYGTGVGTFSDRLRDSVRGGGPFDSEIGLREGQGFGNGAYVLANEQNKVTKEIALHLADLTRLGMAGNLADYPFVDSKDSSIIGSGLDYNGQAAGYAKDAWEVQNYVSKHDNQTLWDNNQYKIGYEVKTETRVRMQAVSLATAMLGQGVPFTHMGSELLRSKSMQRDSYDSGDWYNRVDFTAQDNNWDVGLPREDKDGSNWKVIQDVIDTSAENTIPTLDNINDMKSFYEEFASLRASSGLLTLGHGDEIIKRVKFHNTGSAQTVGVIVMSIDNSGANYNATIDKDRDGLVVVINATPAAIEGFQNFDAEGYTLHSIQTTKGSQSIAQNGVDISSITNNKINTPAWSVAVFEKVHP from the coding sequence ATGACTAATATTAATACCCTGTTCAAACGTTCTTATTTAACCAAGTCGATTATTGCGGTTATGGCTTCTTCTTTACTTTTTGGCTGTAATTCATCTTCGGATGATAACTATACTGCACCTGTTAAAGACTCCGAGTACAAAGTCTATTTTAAGTCAGCCACAGATAACTATGCGAATGCCAGTTTATACGTATGGAATGATAGTACTTGTGGAGCTTATGCTGGCAGTAATCCGGATGCTGGGGATTGGAATAAAGGGCTTAAACCGGATGGTAAAGATCCTGAATTTGGTATTTATTGGTCATTAGATGCGGATCAACAAGAAGCATCGCAATGTGTTAATTTTATTCCGCGGATAGGGGATGATAATAGTAAACCGTTAGGGGAGTTCAATCCCAAATTACAGCTAACCCAGACCAATGACAAAGATGAAATCTTTACTCAAGAGGGAGTGGGCGCTGTTTACCCAGAACTGATCACAACTGGTGATGTACCTGCAAATCATGCTCGGATATACATGAACACGCTTGATGGCGACAGTAATGATTTTAGGCTGCATGTATGGAATGAAGGAGAGTGCAGCAATTTAGACGGTAGTGATTCTGCTTGGCCAGGCCTTGAATCTACCGGAGTCAGCGATACTTATGGTGTTTACTGGGATATTCCTGTTAACGGTACAGATAACTGCCTTAATATCATCGCTAATACCAAGAGTAATGGCGACTTTCAAAGCGCTAACCTTAAATTTGAATTTGATAGCTCTACGGCAATAGGTAATATAGGTTTCATTTTTAAGGGCTCCGATAAAGTCTATTATGATGCATTAGCAAATAAACCAGCGAATATCATTGAGCAGTCGGGTGCAAGTGCTATTTTTTCTAGTGATAAAGTGCTATTAATCAACAGCAAATCAGCCACTAAGGTTGAATTATATTACGCTAAAAATGCGGGTATGACGTTTGATAGTGCGACCAAAAAAATCACTGCGGCAGATAGCGTGATTAGCAGCGACGCAAGAAGTGCATCTGAAGAGTGGCAAGGTTCGGAAAATAAACCGCATTTAGCGCAGGATTTTATCGCCTTTGACCTCGATTTTACAAAGGCGAGTATCAGTTTAAAAGAAGCGTTGAAAGGCCAATTGATTTTAGTCGCTTCCGATGCTTCAGGGGTGATTAAAGTCACCGAAGTGCAAACTGCGAGTGCGTTAGATGCACTTTATGCCTCTCAAGCGCTAACCGAAAAATTTGGTGCGATAATCAACTCTAGTGGTACTACTTTCCGCTTATGGGCACCAACATCGCAATCAGTTAGTTTAGTTCCTTATAGTGAAAGTAAGGTCGAAGGTACAAAAATACCGATGACCTTTGACCAAGATTCCGGTAGTTGGGTTGCAGAAAATACAGCACTCGCACACGGTGATTTTTACAAGTATGAAGTGACCGTTTATCATCCCGCGACAGACAAAATAGAAACCTATCAAGTAACTGACCCTTACTCATTAAGCCTTTCAACTAACTCTGAACTGAGTCAAGTTATTGATTTAAAAAATGCAGCCGTTACCCCTGCTGGTTGGGATGAGTTAAAAGCGCCGCATGCGCAAAACAATCCTGCTGAGTTTATTTTATATGAAGCACATGTTCGTGATTTTTCTGCATTAGATACATCCACCCCGCAAGCAAGTCGAGGCAAGTATTCAGCTTTTGGTCAACGTGATTCTGCTCCGGTTAAGCATTTAAAATCATTAGCTGATTCGGGTGTTTCCCATCTACATTTATTACCAGTATTTGATATAGCCACCATCAATGAAGATAGCTCGCAGGTGGCGAATATTGATGAACCTTTCTCTAAATTATGTACGCTAAAACCTGAGATCAAAGATGATGCTGCGTTTGCGGACTATTGCAGCAGTAGTGAAACAATTGAATCTGTGTTTGAGCAGTTATTACCAAGTGATTCACCGACTAATGCAGTTGTTCAACGTTTGAATACTTATGTTCGAGATGTGGATGGTTTCAATTGGGGTTACGACCCATTTCATTACACTGTGCCAGAAGGATCATACTCCAGTAACCCTGATGGTATGACGCGAATTAAAGAGTTTCGTGAAATGGTCATGGCGGTTAAAAATGATATCGGTATGAATGTGGTGATGGACATTGTGTATAACCACACCAATGAAGCGGGTGTCAGTGACAAGTCAGTGTTAGACCGTATTGTACCTTGGTACTACCAGCGTTTAAATGAACTCTCTGGTGATGTCGAAAACTCAACATGTTGTTCAAACACCGCGCCGGAAAATGCGATGATGGGTAAATTGATTTCAGACTCGCTGGTAGTTTGGGCTGAAGATTACAAAGTTGATGCGTTCCGCTGGGATTTGATGGGGCATCATCCGAAAGCGCAGATCTTAGATTCACTCGCTGCAGTAACAGCCGTTGATCCTGATACCTACTTTTATGGCGAAGGTTGGAACTTTGGTGAGGTAGAGAATGACCGTCAATTTACTCAAGCAACGCAAGCCAATATGTATGGTACGGGTGTTGGTACATTCTCTGACCGCCTCCGAGATTCTGTCCGTGGTGGTGGTCCATTTGATTCCGAAATAGGGTTACGAGAAGGCCAAGGTTTTGGTAACGGTGCATATGTATTAGCCAATGAGCAAAATAAAGTCACTAAAGAAATAGCATTACATTTAGCTGATTTAACACGCTTAGGCATGGCTGGGAATTTAGCTGATTACCCATTTGTTGATAGTAAAGATAGCAGCATCATAGGGTCAGGCTTAGATTACAATGGTCAAGCTGCGGGCTATGCCAAAGATGCATGGGAAGTGCAAAATTACGTATCAAAACACGATAATCAAACATTATGGGATAATAACCAATACAAGATTGGCTATGAGGTAAAAACTGAAACACGTGTTCGTATGCAAGCGGTATCACTGGCTACGGCAATGTTAGGTCAAGGTGTGCCGTTTACCCACATGGGCAGTGAGTTATTGAGATCTAAATCAATGCAGCGTGATTCTTATGATTCAGGCGATTGGTATAACCGTGTTGATTTTACCGCGCAAGATAATAATTGGGATGTCGGTTTACCACGTGAAGACAAAGATGGTAGTAATTGGAAAGTCATTCAAGACGTTATTGATACTTCAGCTGAAAATACCATACCAACGCTTGATAATATCAACGATATGAAGTCATTTTATGAAGAGTTTGCTTCATTACGCGCTTCTTCTGGTCTATTGACTTTAGGCCATGGTGACGAGATTATTAAACGTGTTAAATTTCATAATACTGGCAGTGCACAAACGGTTGGTGTCATTGTCATGAGTATTGATAATAGTGGGGCTAACTACAACGCTACTATTGATAAGGATCGTGATGGTTTAGTGGTTGTGATTAACGCGACTCCAGCAGCAATCGAAGGTTTTCAAAATTTTGATGCCGAAGGTTATACCTTACATTCGATTCAAACAACCAAAGGTAGTCAATCTATTGCCCAAAATGGTGTTGATATATCGAGTATAACCAACAATAAAATTAATACCCCAGCGTGGTCTGTGGCTGTATTTGAAAAAGTACATCCTTAA
- the tssJ gene encoding type VI secretion system lipoprotein TssJ, with translation MITINPSFFTLEKWLKLLVTSAALLLLSACSSTDVRLNLSASADLNSNKYNESLPVMVRIYQLSAVSAFRNASFDQLWQADELVLGADLVDKQAFSVKPNAKLDYEFVQVDDAEYIAMFVMFRNAEQDSWRWLHKLDGGVLSFDTEFDIHLMNNKIYYADN, from the coding sequence ATGATAACAATCAACCCCTCTTTTTTCACTCTTGAAAAATGGCTTAAGCTGCTTGTAACTAGTGCTGCTTTATTACTGTTGAGTGCCTGTAGTAGCACTGATGTTCGATTAAACTTATCCGCTTCTGCAGATCTTAATAGCAATAAGTATAACGAATCTTTACCGGTAATGGTTCGGATCTATCAATTATCGGCGGTCAGTGCTTTTCGCAATGCCAGTTTTGATCAGTTATGGCAAGCCGACGAATTGGTCCTTGGCGCAGACCTTGTTGATAAACAAGCGTTCAGCGTAAAACCAAATGCCAAATTAGATTATGAATTTGTGCAAGTTGATGATGCTGAGTACATTGCCATGTTTGTTATGTTTAGAAACGCAGAACAAGACAGTTGGCGTTGGTTACATAAGCTCGATGGCGGGGTCTTGTCGTTTGATACTGAGTTTGATATTCACTTGATGAATAATAAAATTTATTATGCGGATAACTAA
- the queA gene encoding tRNA preQ1(34) S-adenosylmethionine ribosyltransferase-isomerase QueA, with protein MQVSDFNFSLPDELIARYPKADRRSSRLLQLNGNSGELVDKQFADILDLVEAGDLMVFNNTRVIPARMYGQKASGGKIEVLVERVIGDHSVLAHVRSSKSPKVGAQLILEGTVNAEMVARHDALFELKFLDERHVLEVLEDIGHMPLPPYIDRPDEDSDKERYQTVYNEKPGAVAAPTAGLHFDEALLAQLAEKGVNTAFVTLHVGAGTFQPVRVDNILDHHMHSEYAEVSEDVVAKIAATKANGGRVIAVGTTSVRSLESAAQATMAKGLPLAPFFEDTEIFIYPGYKFQLVDAMVTNFHLPESTLIMLLSAFAGYDHVMPAYQHAITEKYRFFSYGDAMFVTKQTAV; from the coding sequence ATGCAGGTTTCAGATTTCAATTTTAGTCTTCCTGACGAGTTAATTGCGCGTTATCCGAAAGCGGATCGCCGTTCAAGCCGTCTACTCCAATTAAACGGTAACAGCGGTGAGCTTGTTGATAAGCAGTTCGCAGACATTCTTGATTTAGTTGAAGCTGGCGATCTGATGGTATTTAACAATACCCGTGTTATCCCTGCGCGTATGTATGGTCAAAAAGCTTCAGGCGGTAAAATCGAAGTACTTGTTGAACGTGTTATTGGCGATCATTCAGTATTAGCACACGTACGTTCATCAAAATCACCGAAAGTCGGTGCGCAACTTATCTTAGAAGGCACGGTAAATGCTGAAATGGTTGCGCGTCATGATGCGTTATTCGAACTTAAGTTCTTAGACGAGCGTCATGTACTGGAAGTATTAGAAGACATTGGTCATATGCCACTGCCGCCTTATATTGACCGTCCAGATGAAGATTCAGATAAAGAACGTTACCAAACTGTTTACAACGAAAAACCGGGTGCAGTAGCGGCGCCTACAGCAGGTTTACACTTTGATGAAGCATTGTTAGCGCAATTAGCTGAAAAAGGCGTAAACACCGCGTTTGTAACGCTGCACGTGGGTGCGGGTACGTTCCAACCAGTACGTGTTGATAATATTCTCGATCACCATATGCATTCTGAATATGCTGAAGTGTCTGAAGACGTTGTGGCTAAAATTGCTGCGACTAAAGCCAATGGCGGTCGCGTGATTGCAGTGGGTACTACGTCAGTACGTTCGTTAGAAAGTGCCGCGCAAGCAACCATGGCAAAAGGCCTACCGCTAGCGCCATTTTTTGAAGACACGGAAATCTTTATTTATCCTGGTTATAAGTTCCAACTTGTTGATGCCATGGTAACGAATTTCCATTTACCTGAATCAACCCTTATTATGTTGTTATCTGCATTCGCTGGTTATGACCATGTGATGCCAGCTTATCAACATGCTATTACTGAGAAATACCGTTTCTTCAGTTATGGCGATGCGATGTTTGTGACCAAGCAGACTGCAGTATAA
- the guaA gene encoding glutamine-hydrolyzing GMP synthase has protein sequence MTTNIHEQKILILDFGSQYTQLIARRIREIGVYCELWTWDVDEAAIREFNPNGIILAGGPESVTEAGSPRAPEYVFNAGVPVLGICYGMQTMSEQLGGKVIKGTGEGEFGYAQIEMQAPSALFNSIEDAVSESGKALLDVWMSHGDKVSAIPEGFVTVANTATCQFAAMANEEKRFYGVQFHPEVTHTRQGERMLAHFAKDICGCDGLWTSTSIIDDAIARMKAQIGDDEVILGLSGGVDSSVVAMLLQRAIGDKLTCVFVDNGLLRLNEGQQVMDMFGDRFGLKIVHVKAENRFLEQMAGESDPEAKRKIIGRVFVEIFDEESKKLTNARWLAQGTIYPDVIESAATKNGKAHVIKSHHNVGGLPDDMEMGLVEPLRELFKDEVRKIGLELGLPYDMLYRHPFPGPGLGVRVLGEVKKEYCDLLRRADAIFIEELHKAELYHKVSQAFVVFLPVRSVGVMGDCRKYDWVVSLRCVETIDFMTARWSHLPYDLIGHVSNRIINEIDGISRVVYDVSGKPPATIEWE, from the coding sequence ATGACCACAAATATTCATGAGCAAAAAATCCTAATCTTGGACTTTGGTTCTCAATATACGCAGTTAATCGCTCGTCGTATCCGTGAAATCGGTGTTTACTGTGAATTATGGACATGGGATGTAGATGAAGCGGCAATCCGTGAATTCAATCCAAACGGTATTATCCTTGCTGGTGGCCCAGAAAGCGTAACTGAAGCGGGTTCACCTCGTGCACCTGAATATGTATTCAATGCAGGCGTACCTGTATTGGGTATCTGTTACGGTATGCAAACAATGTCTGAGCAACTTGGTGGCAAAGTCATCAAAGGTACTGGCGAAGGCGAATTTGGTTATGCACAAATCGAAATGCAAGCGCCTTCTGCGCTATTCAACTCTATCGAAGATGCAGTATCTGAATCAGGTAAAGCACTATTAGACGTATGGATGAGCCACGGTGATAAAGTTTCTGCTATTCCAGAAGGCTTTGTAACAGTTGCTAATACAGCGACTTGTCAGTTTGCTGCGATGGCAAACGAAGAAAAACGTTTTTATGGCGTTCAGTTCCACCCAGAAGTAACACATACTCGTCAAGGTGAGCGTATGCTTGCTCACTTTGCAAAAGACATTTGTGGCTGTGATGGACTTTGGACTTCAACGTCAATCATTGATGATGCGATTGCACGTATGAAAGCGCAAATCGGCGATGATGAAGTTATCCTAGGTTTATCTGGTGGTGTTGATTCATCTGTTGTTGCTATGTTATTACAACGCGCAATTGGCGATAAGCTAACATGTGTATTCGTTGATAACGGTCTACTTCGTTTAAACGAAGGCCAGCAAGTAATGGACATGTTTGGTGATCGTTTTGGTCTGAAAATTGTTCATGTTAAAGCTGAAAACCGTTTCCTAGAGCAAATGGCTGGCGAAAGTGATCCTGAAGCTAAACGTAAAATCATTGGTCGTGTATTTGTTGAAATCTTTGATGAAGAATCTAAGAAATTAACCAATGCTCGCTGGTTAGCGCAAGGTACTATCTACCCTGACGTTATCGAATCTGCTGCGACTAAGAATGGTAAAGCACACGTGATTAAATCACACCATAACGTAGGTGGTTTACCTGACGATATGGAAATGGGTCTTGTTGAACCATTACGTGAATTATTTAAAGATGAAGTGCGTAAGATTGGTCTTGAATTAGGTCTACCATACGACATGCTTTACCGTCACCCATTCCCTGGACCTGGTCTAGGTGTGCGTGTACTTGGCGAAGTGAAGAAAGAATATTGCGACCTATTACGTCGTGCAGACGCTATCTTCATTGAAGAATTACACAAAGCGGAACTTTACCATAAAGTAAGCCAAGCATTTGTTGTATTCTTACCAGTACGTTCTGTTGGCGTAATGGGCGATTGCCGTAAGTATGATTGGGTTGTATCACTACGTTGTGTTGAAACAATTGACTTTATGACTGCGCGTTGGTCACATCTTCCGTATGATTTAATCGGTCATGTATCAAACCGTATTATCAACGAAATTGATGGTATTTCTCGTGTTGTTTACGATGTATCTGGTAAGCCACCTGCAACAATTGAGTGGGAATAA